A part of Spartobacteria bacterium genomic DNA contains:
- a CDS encoding MORN motif-containing protein — translation MKHFPFNYFLMNIPMKRFLRAGLQGLMISVACFSLHAQETLVITDEEEDISTVDNQSSVTTETLEIQIQNKTAEQSKPAVQPVRDAALQGVYEGAVNGRGLAEGLGRAQGKDQYEGEFKNGVPDGEGTYTWAEGDVYVGQFSNGDLDGTGTYTLSNGDKYAGQWKNGQVHGMGTFIWTNGNRYTGKYENDERNGKGTFIWANGDTYEGQWKKGERDGNGVFTMANGSVYDGEWKKDTVNGKGDFSWPNGDSYAGEWKHGVRDGQGEFHSANGDTYQGEWKDGERSGKGTFLNANGDKYVGFWKNDKPQGQGTFIWAGGDRYVGEYDKGNPVSGWYYYADGSKERFPSEITAPQE, via the coding sequence ATGAAGCATTTTCCCTTTAACTATTTCTTGATGAATATACCTATGAAAAGATTCCTGCGGGCCGGGTTACAGGGTCTCATGATTTCAGTGGCCTGTTTCAGTCTTCACGCGCAGGAAACCTTGGTGATCACAGATGAAGAAGAAGACATCTCCACCGTGGACAATCAGTCATCCGTCACCACGGAAACATTGGAAATCCAGATTCAGAATAAAACTGCAGAACAAAGCAAACCCGCCGTCCAACCCGTGCGCGATGCGGCGCTGCAGGGCGTCTATGAAGGTGCTGTCAATGGACGCGGACTGGCTGAAGGACTGGGCAGAGCACAGGGAAAAGACCAGTACGAAGGAGAATTCAAGAACGGTGTTCCTGACGGGGAAGGAACCTATACCTGGGCCGAAGGCGATGTGTATGTCGGTCAATTTTCCAATGGAGATCTGGATGGCACGGGGACGTATACCCTCAGCAACGGCGATAAATATGCAGGGCAGTGGAAAAATGGTCAAGTACACGGCATGGGCACCTTTATCTGGACTAACGGCAATCGTTATACAGGCAAATACGAAAATGATGAACGGAATGGTAAAGGAACCTTTATCTGGGCCAATGGAGATACCTACGAAGGGCAGTGGAAAAAAGGCGAGCGAGATGGAAACGGCGTGTTCACCATGGCCAATGGAAGTGTGTATGACGGAGAGTGGAAAAAAGATACTGTCAACGGGAAGGGCGATTTCAGCTGGCCCAACGGGGATTCGTATGCCGGAGAATGGAAGCATGGCGTGCGCGATGGCCAAGGCGAATTCCATAGTGCCAACGGCGACACCTATCAGGGAGAATGGAAAGACGGTGAACGCAGCGGCAAGGGAACATTTTTAAATGCCAATGGCGATAAATATGTCGGGTTCTGGAAAAATGACAAACCACAAGGACAGGGAACCTTTATCTGGGCTGGCGGCGACCGCTATGTCGGGGAATATGATAAAGGGAATCCTGTTAGTGGATGGTATTATTACGCCGACGGATCCAAAGAGCGATTCCCATCCGAAATAACTGCACCGCAGGAATAA
- a CDS encoding DUF115 domain-containing protein — translation MMMANDHTALWIYVCSPGSIITQQLQKQRDPQQRILLIHPGAAFTMNQFTLTALDDQTDVLTCAASLRILTQTIGTCLAKGREHTLQLSMEHEINAALPEFTALVASAARTTMDNFSMDASRGIIFMRASLLNLPAMANASVTQLPQLSQNIRAVVCGAGPSLSRHFDVLKTMRNNYVLVAVGHAVPTLLGQGLTPDLVVEDDPRSGMDNWPDDMDTASLTLIAATTVDPTLAPRFTRTAWCQASSPAFNLLAEELTIPLHNMTLYKTVTTHAIDVALRLGCDDVALIGQDFCLSDAGQSHVDHTTLPAGEQLLYTAANAPGKQVQTTLDLNILRQAVQEYMAFVCAQLQSLGRKPRLVNCTEGGARIEGTLRMRLQDFLRRAPTPPQLHVKTRNWPCAVKKIHELAATTQINASTQSDGSILASWIQETTKRLVHQLQRTHPSLSERDLAAKQQLFAKDLTHVITRDLQDVKHRLSQKNATKPTRNPHVLDCSMKWNLDALSDSHDAQHKQLTSPVPASFPVSVRFRWKNQVIPWMAYFQPQSKEWIAPTGLWSMMDDAQRDNEQFSKASAFDPDRDILVVIAPCNWAHVLQWVQQYPAIHLLVIEPCPHVLSDIMKQGLFMHMLPESTTLCLTPDLCENEYQRMICCVEKAKKDGRKCCCFTPPRARKIPAIDDYFKRISNEVTAVWNS, via the coding sequence ATGATGATGGCCAATGATCACACCGCTTTGTGGATTTATGTCTGTTCGCCCGGCAGTATCATAACGCAACAGTTGCAAAAGCAACGTGATCCGCAGCAGCGAATCCTTCTAATCCATCCAGGGGCAGCGTTTACAATGAATCAGTTTACGCTGACAGCACTGGATGACCAGACCGATGTACTCACTTGTGCGGCCTCGCTCCGTATTTTGACTCAGACCATCGGTACATGCCTGGCCAAAGGGCGGGAACATACGCTGCAACTGAGTATGGAACACGAAATAAATGCGGCATTACCAGAATTTACCGCACTGGTCGCGTCGGCTGCGCGTACCACCATGGACAACTTCAGCATGGATGCCTCTCGCGGTATTATTTTTATGCGGGCATCGTTATTGAATCTGCCCGCCATGGCCAACGCATCCGTAACACAACTGCCTCAGCTCTCTCAAAATATCAGGGCGGTGGTATGCGGTGCCGGACCGTCCCTTTCCCGACATTTTGACGTACTGAAAACCATGCGCAATAATTACGTCCTCGTCGCCGTAGGTCATGCCGTACCCACACTGCTCGGACAAGGTCTGACGCCTGATTTAGTGGTCGAAGACGATCCACGATCCGGGATGGATAACTGGCCTGACGATATGGACACCGCCTCGTTGACGCTCATTGCCGCCACAACCGTCGACCCGACCCTCGCGCCGCGTTTTACCCGTACGGCTTGGTGTCAGGCCTCCTCCCCCGCGTTCAATCTGCTGGCCGAGGAACTTACGATCCCTTTACACAACATGACGTTATATAAAACCGTCACAACCCACGCCATTGATGTCGCCCTGCGGCTGGGCTGCGATGACGTGGCACTGATTGGACAGGATTTCTGCCTGAGCGATGCCGGGCAGTCCCATGTAGATCACACCACCCTGCCGGCAGGAGAACAACTGCTCTACACGGCGGCCAATGCCCCGGGGAAACAAGTTCAGACAACACTGGACCTGAATATACTGCGCCAGGCCGTTCAGGAATACATGGCCTTTGTCTGTGCCCAGCTCCAATCTCTGGGTCGCAAACCGCGCCTGGTCAACTGTACGGAAGGCGGCGCACGGATTGAAGGCACATTGCGTATGCGCCTGCAGGATTTTCTTCGCAGAGCACCAACGCCCCCGCAACTCCATGTAAAAACAAGGAATTGGCCCTGTGCCGTTAAAAAAATACATGAACTGGCTGCTACGACACAGATCAATGCATCGACTCAATCAGACGGCTCGATTCTTGCCTCCTGGATTCAGGAAACAACCAAACGACTGGTTCACCAGCTGCAACGCACGCATCCGTCTCTTTCCGAACGGGATCTCGCGGCTAAACAACAGCTGTTCGCTAAAGATTTAACCCATGTGATTACACGTGATCTGCAGGACGTTAAACACCGGCTCAGTCAGAAAAATGCAACCAAGCCGACCCGCAACCCACATGTTCTGGATTGCAGCATGAAGTGGAATCTGGACGCATTATCCGACAGTCATGATGCACAGCACAAACAATTGACTTCTCCCGTCCCCGCATCTTTCCCCGTCTCTGTCCGCTTTCGCTGGAAAAATCAGGTCATTCCCTGGATGGCGTATTTCCAGCCCCAAAGCAAAGAATGGATTGCACCGACGGGTCTGTGGTCGATGATGGACGATGCCCAAAGAGATAACGAACAGTTTTCCAAGGCATCGGCCTTTGATCCCGACCGCGATATACTGGTGGTCATCGCCCCCTGCAACTGGGCGCATGTGCTGCAATGGGTACAACAGTACCCGGCGATCCACCTGCTCGTCATAGAACCCTGTCCCCATGTGCTGTCGGACATCATGAAGCAGGGGCTGTTTATGCACATGCTGCCGGAATCAACGACCCTGTGTCTGACCCCTGACCTGTGCGAAAACGAGTATCAACGCATGATTTGCTGCGTAGAAAAGGCTAAAAAGGACGGACGAAAATGCTGCTGTTTTACCCCTCCTCGCGCACGGAAAATCCCCGCCATAGATGATTATTTTAAACGCATATCGAACGAGGTAACTGCCGTATGGAATTCTTGA
- a CDS encoding acylneuraminate cytidylyltransferase produces the protein MEFLTIIPARGGSRGIPGKNIRDVAGQPLIAWTIQAAQQAKQTHHIVVSTDDQAIAETARQYGAEVIMRPAELAGDSASSESALIHAVESWTVQHGYRPDGILFLQCTSPLTAPEDMDAVISKISEEQADCALTVTPFHYFLWKNEKEQAVGINHHAGVRPLRQEREPQFIETGAAYAMKTDGFLENKHRFFGRIALVEMPAERVLEIDDPPDLERADYLLRLRAPSKSGLPTPCRGVVFDFDGVFTDNSVYVDENGRESVRCHRGDGMGITQLKKSGIPILVLSSEENPIVTHRCKKLNIECIHHCANKWPVLKEWAKKQAIDIRQIAYVGNDINDIECLQKAGCGVAVADAAESAKQAADIILIHNGGHGAVREMCDLIRQQF, from the coding sequence ATGGAATTCTTGACCATCATTCCCGCCCGCGGCGGTTCTCGCGGAATCCCAGGAAAAAACATTCGCGATGTGGCAGGACAGCCATTGATCGCCTGGACGATTCAAGCCGCACAGCAGGCAAAGCAAACGCATCACATTGTCGTGTCCACCGATGATCAGGCCATTGCCGAGACAGCCCGCCAATACGGGGCGGAAGTCATCATGCGCCCTGCCGAACTCGCCGGTGATTCGGCCTCGTCCGAATCGGCACTCATTCATGCCGTGGAATCGTGGACCGTACAACATGGATATCGGCCTGACGGCATCTTATTCCTGCAGTGTACATCGCCGCTGACCGCTCCTGAGGATATGGACGCCGTCATCAGTAAAATCAGCGAAGAACAGGCCGACTGCGCCTTAACAGTGACACCCTTTCACTATTTTTTGTGGAAAAATGAAAAGGAACAGGCCGTTGGAATTAATCATCACGCCGGCGTCCGTCCCTTGCGACAGGAACGCGAACCGCAATTTATTGAAACCGGTGCCGCCTATGCGATGAAAACAGATGGGTTCCTTGAGAACAAACATCGCTTCTTCGGGCGTATTGCTTTGGTAGAAATGCCTGCCGAACGCGTTCTTGAAATCGATGATCCTCCCGATCTGGAGCGAGCAGATTACCTGCTGAGACTGCGCGCCCCTTCGAAATCGGGCCTGCCCACGCCATGCCGTGGCGTGGTTTTTGATTTTGACGGGGTCTTTACTGACAACAGCGTCTACGTCGACGAAAACGGCAGGGAAAGCGTCCGCTGTCATCGCGGCGACGGAATGGGCATCACTCAGCTAAAAAAAAGCGGCATTCCCATACTCGTTCTTTCATCAGAAGAAAACCCCATCGTCACCCATCGCTGCAAAAAACTGAATATTGAATGCATTCATCACTGCGCCAACAAGTGGCCTGTGCTGAAGGAATGGGCAAAAAAACAGGCGATCGACATCCGGCAGATCGCATACGTGGGCAATGATATCAACGATATCGAGTGCCTTCAGAAAGCAGGCTGCGGCGTGGCCGTGGCCGATGCCGCCGAATCGGCAAAGCAGGCCGCCGATATCATCCTGATACACAACGGCGGCCATGGTGCCGTCCGCGAAATGTGCGACCTTATCCGCCAGCAATTTTAG
- a CDS encoding antitermination protein NusG, translating to MRHMGLHDDCTRYAPEGELCVPQESEQWLVVHCRPRCEKKAAYFMVEAGFLVYLPLQHSIRVYGKRERVFMKPLFPGYVFAVVPVDKKYYIRQNQYVANVIEVYQQDVFVRQLNDLKKAVESDSIVEVLPFLCEGEVVKVLSGPFKGLEGPIITIKGKTRVVISLEMIQQSVSFEVDVSQIAPLSL from the coding sequence ATGAGGCATATGGGGTTACATGATGATTGCACACGATATGCGCCTGAGGGTGAGTTGTGCGTTCCGCAGGAGTCGGAGCAGTGGCTGGTGGTTCATTGTCGACCACGATGTGAAAAGAAGGCCGCCTATTTTATGGTGGAGGCAGGCTTCCTTGTGTATTTACCCCTGCAACACAGTATCCGGGTATATGGCAAGCGGGAACGTGTGTTTATGAAGCCGCTGTTTCCCGGATATGTCTTTGCAGTAGTGCCGGTGGATAAAAAATATTACATCCGTCAGAATCAGTATGTAGCCAACGTGATAGAAGTGTATCAGCAGGATGTTTTTGTACGTCAGCTGAATGATCTCAAAAAGGCCGTGGAATCCGATTCGATTGTAGAAGTGCTGCCCTTTTTATGTGAAGGGGAAGTGGTCAAAGTTCTTTCTGGGCCGTTTAAAGGACTGGAAGGCCCGATTATTACGATCAAGGGTAAGACGCGGGTGGTGATTTCACTTGAAATGATTCAGCAGTCGGTTTCCTTTGAGGTGGATGTCAGCCAGATTGCTCCCTTGTCATTGTGA
- a CDS encoding aminopeptidase P family protein, which produces MTIYTDENPLFLADELANRMQRLRAQLTIHDPEWKQAAIMGRTNVFYLTGTIQSGVVWIPRDDEAEFMVRRSFERARHESPFPKITPMRSFRALAEQKRHVGTRIYVETRQLSLDYFELFNKYFGFTDIRSINPVFDLVRAVKSTTELTYLRQAGAIHKHVFEDLLPDMLQEGMSEAELTADLMQTMIRQGHQGVSRVQAFNSELFLGQICFGTSSMWGNIFDSPGGVRGFSAAVPLAGSTSRTLQAGDIVSVDTGCNFNGYHTDKTVTACFNGRMSQYASDAHQQCIDIQNKAASMLRPGAIPETIYRDSLAHCPESFLRIFMGTGSDQVRFLGHGVGLAIDEWPALAKGFTVPLQENMVIALEPKAWIPHEGMVGTENTFIVTANGGELIT; this is translated from the coding sequence ATGACGATATATACAGATGAAAACCCTCTATTTCTTGCTGACGAGCTGGCCAATCGAATGCAGCGGCTCCGCGCTCAGTTAACGATTCACGACCCAGAATGGAAGCAGGCCGCCATCATGGGCCGCACCAATGTGTTTTATTTAACCGGCACCATCCAAAGCGGCGTCGTATGGATTCCACGTGACGATGAGGCTGAATTCATGGTGCGACGCAGTTTTGAAAGGGCACGCCATGAATCGCCCTTTCCTAAAATTACCCCTATGCGCAGCTTCAGAGCACTGGCGGAACAGAAGCGACACGTCGGAACACGTATTTATGTCGAGACTCGCCAGCTTTCACTGGATTATTTTGAATTGTTTAACAAATATTTCGGCTTTACGGACATCCGGTCGATCAATCCGGTGTTCGATCTGGTGCGGGCCGTGAAAAGTACCACCGAATTGACTTATTTGCGACAGGCAGGCGCCATTCATAAACATGTTTTTGAAGACCTGCTGCCCGATATGCTCCAGGAAGGCATGAGTGAAGCGGAGCTTACCGCTGATTTGATGCAGACCATGATCCGTCAGGGCCATCAGGGCGTTTCACGAGTACAGGCATTTAACTCCGAGCTGTTTCTCGGACAGATCTGCTTTGGAACCAGCAGCATGTGGGGAAACATCTTCGATAGTCCGGGCGGCGTTCGCGGCTTCAGCGCAGCGGTTCCGCTGGCAGGGTCCACCTCCAGAACGCTTCAAGCGGGTGACATCGTCTCTGTTGACACTGGATGTAACTTTAACGGATACCACACAGACAAAACGGTCACAGCGTGCTTTAATGGCCGAATGAGTCAATATGCATCCGACGCCCACCAGCAATGTATAGATATTCAAAACAAGGCGGCATCCATGCTGCGTCCCGGCGCGATTCCTGAAACCATTTATCGCGACAGCCTGGCTCATTGCCCTGAATCATTCTTGCGTATTTTCATGGGTACAGGCTCAGATCAGGTACGTTTTCTCGGCCATGGTGTCGGCCTGGCTATCGATGAATGGCCTGCACTGGCCAAAGGATTTACCGTCCCGCTGCAGGAAAACATGGTTATTGCTCTGGAACCCAAGGCATGGATTCCCCATGAAGGGATGGTTGGAACAGAAAATACGTTCATTGTTACTGCCAACGGCGGTGAACTCATTACATAA
- a CDS encoding ABC transporter permease: MSTEKNLQLEKNDSDLCLHLTGEWEQLATIPDLPDVDLDGITTLSFDTTKLGAWNSCLPVFLVKVAAYCETHHLIPNYSSLPEGVIGLYRLATTVEERQGARRTQIKSGWVNRLGQATVKHLDAVKDIVTFVGEFAMAFGRMCLGRATFRRVDFLEALSESGPQALGIVTLISVLVGTILAFLGAVQLKMFGAEIYIADLVGIGMMREMGALMTAIIMTGRTGAAFAARLGTMQVNEEIDALKTLAFNPMEFLVLPRVLAMCIMIPLLTIYANILGILGGAAVGVGMLNLTPVQYYIETQSSMGLTSMAAGLIKSIVFGIIVAMAGCMNGIRCGRSALAVGEATTNAVVSGIVAVIVADSLLNILYIVTGF, from the coding sequence ATGAGCACAGAGAAAAACCTGCAGCTCGAAAAAAACGACAGTGATCTGTGCCTGCATCTCACTGGCGAATGGGAACAGCTGGCGACCATCCCTGATCTGCCGGATGTCGATCTCGATGGGATCACCACGCTGTCCTTTGATACAACAAAACTGGGTGCATGGAATTCCTGCCTGCCGGTCTTTCTTGTCAAAGTGGCGGCCTATTGTGAAACGCACCATCTGATCCCGAATTACAGCAGTCTGCCCGAAGGCGTTATCGGATTGTACAGACTGGCCACGACGGTGGAAGAACGACAAGGCGCACGGCGGACACAGATTAAAAGCGGCTGGGTCAACCGTCTGGGTCAAGCCACTGTAAAACATCTGGATGCCGTCAAGGATATCGTCACCTTTGTGGGTGAATTTGCGATGGCCTTCGGACGGATGTGCCTGGGCAGAGCCACGTTCCGACGCGTTGATTTTCTGGAGGCACTCAGTGAAAGCGGCCCGCAAGCACTGGGTATTGTTACACTGATCAGTGTTCTTGTCGGCACAATCCTCGCCTTTCTCGGAGCCGTTCAACTTAAAATGTTCGGTGCAGAAATCTATATTGCCGACTTGGTGGGCATCGGCATGATGCGGGAAATGGGCGCACTGATGACCGCCATTATTATGACGGGTCGCACAGGAGCCGCCTTTGCCGCACGACTGGGCACCATGCAGGTAAACGAAGAAATCGACGCACTGAAAACGCTGGCATTCAACCCCATGGAATTCCTGGTGCTTCCCCGGGTGCTGGCGATGTGTATTATGATTCCCTTGCTCACCATCTACGCAAATATTCTGGGTATTCTTGGCGGCGCGGCGGTAGGCGTAGGGATGCTGAATCTTACCCCTGTTCAATATTACATCGAAACCCAGTCCAGCATGGGACTGACCAGTATGGCCGCCGGACTCATTAAAAGCATCGTATTCGGCATTATCGTAGCGATGGCAGGCTGTATGAACGGCATTCGTTGCGGACGAAGTGCGCTGGCGGTGGGCGAAGCGACAACCAACGCTGTGGTTTCCGGCATTGTCGCGGTGATTGTTGCCGACTCATTGCTAAACATTCTTTACATCGTAACTGGATTTTAA
- a CDS encoding ATP-binding cassette domain-containing protein: MAYGSFVIQRDLNFTINRGDVFIIMGGSGCGKSTLMRHLVGLQYPAEGQIIINNESFWDQNETGQQQLMRKMGVMFQSGALWSSMTLAENVALSLGEYTDLNARDIHDIVSYKLALVGLSGFEEYYPSEISGGMQKRAGLARAMALDPEILFFDEPSAGLDPISAKLLDDLIMELSQSLGATIVIVTHELASIFAVGTNSVFLDADTKTMIAQGPPLDLLHHCPNPKVRLFLRRGKSESKPVNPEKTVEI, translated from the coding sequence ATGGCCTATGGCAGCTTTGTGATTCAGCGCGATCTGAATTTCACCATCAACCGGGGCGATGTGTTTATCATTATGGGCGGAAGCGGCTGCGGAAAAAGCACTCTGATGCGCCATCTCGTCGGACTGCAATATCCCGCCGAGGGGCAAATCATCATTAACAACGAAAGTTTCTGGGATCAAAATGAGACTGGACAACAACAGCTCATGCGCAAAATGGGAGTGATGTTCCAGAGCGGTGCCTTGTGGAGCTCCATGACACTGGCCGAAAATGTGGCTCTGTCGCTGGGAGAATATACCGATCTCAATGCACGGGATATCCACGATATCGTATCCTATAAGCTGGCATTGGTGGGTCTCAGCGGCTTTGAAGAGTATTACCCGTCTGAAATCAGCGGGGGCATGCAGAAGCGGGCCGGACTGGCACGGGCTATGGCGCTGGATCCTGAAATCCTGTTTTTCGACGAACCCTCCGCAGGACTGGATCCCATCAGTGCTAAATTGCTGGATGACCTGATTATGGAACTGAGCCAAAGCCTCGGTGCGACGATTGTCATCGTGACCCACGAACTCGCCAGCATCTTTGCTGTGGGCACCAATTCTGTCTTTCTTGATGCCGATACAAAAACCATGATCGCACAAGGCCCTCCCCTTGATCTGCTCCATCATTGCCCGAATCCCAAAGTACGTCTGTTTCTCCGACGCGGAAAATCCGAATCTAAACCTGTAAACCCCGAAAAGACGGTGGAAATATGA